The genomic segment CCCTGCGCCTTCCCGAGGATCACCCGGTGGTCAAACAGGTGGTGAAGGCGAAGTGGCGGCTCACCCAGCGCGGGTTCGGCCCGTGGGCAAGGATCTACCGCAAGGCCCAGGGCCGCGACCGGCAGTGCGTGCAGCTCGCGATCCTGTCCTGGGACGCGCTCGATGAGCGGTCCTGGCCCGGGGTGGCGGAGATGGAGCCGGCCGACGTCGCCCGCGTCCTCGGCGTGTACGCGACCCGGGTCATCACCCCGCGCGGCTCCACAGCCGTATCGGGCCTTGAGCTGATGACCGCGCTGCGCCCGCCCACCCGCGCGGTGCGCGACGAGGCGAGCGGGAACTGGGTGCCCGGCCACAACCCCGGCAGCCTTGGCACCGAGCCGATGGACCCGGCGCCGCCGGAGGCCACCCCCGAGCACCCGGTCGTCGTGGACAGCGGCTGGAGCGGCGGGTTCTTGAACGAGGAGGCGTACCAGTGGGTGCGGCCGGTGGACCTGCTGAGCGATGAGGAGTGCACACTGCCCTTCGCGGTCGGCCTGGACCTGAACACGGCGTTCCTCGCCGCCGCGGCCCGCCTGGTCGTCGGCCTGTCCGGCCCCGACCACTTCCACGCCCCGACGTTCAACCCGAAGATCCCCGGGAGCTGGCTGGTCGACCTGTCCCACGTCGAGGTGGACCCGCGCCTGCCCTCACCGTTCACCCCGGACGGCACCCGGCCGACCGGACCTGCCTGGTACCAGACACACACCGTCGCCTACGCCCAGGAACTCGGCCACAACGTCCAGCCCCTGGAGGGGTACCTGCGCCGCGAGACCGGCGCCTACCTGGACCCGTGGCACGACCGCCTCAAGGAGGCGTACATCGACACCCTCGCCGACCTCGGCGTCACCAAGGAACTCACGGACGTGCAGTTCCTGGCGGCGATGGAGCGGCACAAGGACACCGACCCGGCCATGGCGGCGGTGCTGGCCGCCATCAAGGCCACCGTCAAGGGCGGCATCGGCAAACTGCGCGAACGCCCCCAGGGCAAGAAATACAAGGAGGGCGAACGGTGGCCGGCCCTCCAACGCCCCACCTGGCGCCCCGACATCCGCGCCGCCGTCATCTCCAAAGCACGGGTCAACATGCACCGCAAACTGCGCAACATGGCCACGATGACGGGGCTGTACCCGCTCGCCGTACTCTCCGACTGCGTCGTCTACCCCTCGCCAGGGGAGAGCCCGCTGGACTTCCTGCCCTACGCCGCATCGGGCAAGCCCCAGCCCGGCGGGTTCCGCCTCGGACCCACCCCCGGCCTGGCCAAGCTCGAAGGCGTCCAGTCGATGCTCTGGGCGGTCGACCTCATGGAACAGGGCCACAACCCCGCCCGCCACATCAAGGGCGGCGACGCCGTCCACGACGAAGGAGAGTAGGCCAGTGCCCGACACCGGCCCGACGCACACGACCCGGACCCCGCCGGCCGACACGAGCGGCCAGGCCCCCACCGTCGAGAAGGGCTGAGCCGTGGCAGAGATCGACGACGCCATCGAACGCGCCGACCGGGAAGCCTTCACCCGCCAGCCGCCCAAGACACTCAAAGGGCAGATCGGCTACCTGATCAAGCAGCTCAAGACGACCCGGGCTGTCGCTGAGGAGATCGGGGTCAGCCAGCGGTCGGTGGAGCGCTACCGCAAGGGCGAACGCAAGCACCCGCCACGCGCCATCGCCGAACGGATCGACGCTGCCGTACGGACCCGCTGGCAGCCCCAGGTCCGCAAGCGCCGACAGAAGCAGGCCGCCACCGCGACCGGGATCACCGTGGAGACCCGGGCCCGGTTCGGGTACACCGCACCCGTCGGCACCACCGACGACGGAAGATTCCGGCGCCTGACGGTGCACCTCCCCCCGGCGTACGCACAACGCCTGTTCGACGCCCGCAACACAGGCGCCAGCGACCAACAGATGCGCGGGATCATCGCCGAGGGATTCAAAGAGATCTACTTCCAAGACGGCGGAACCCGCGCCACAGGACTCTCCGACGTCACCCTCAACGACATCGACTACCTCGACCTCGACTACTGACGTGACGCTGGCCGCAGGCCAACACCTGCTTTGTGACTCAGCGGCGGACGAGGGCGGCAAGTTGGGAGGTGGCCTCTAGCCTTGTGCAGTCGGCCCTCGGAACCCGGCCAGCCCGCCGGACGCGAGCCACCCAGGCAGGGGCCCGCAGGCTGGTTGTGAGGCGCGTGGGGGGCTGGCACTGAGCAGGAGCAGGAAACGGCATCGGGGGTGTGGTGTGGCAGCGGGCGTGTTGCGGACCGTGCCGCTGGCCGGGGAGCTGACCGCATCGTTGATCAGCCGTGTGGCGGCCCGCTACGGTCTCCCGACCGCCGGTGTGCTGCGGCTGTGGACATGCCGCAACTCTCCCGCCCGGCACGACGGCGGCGGTGCGCGGGCGGACGCGGAGGTCGTCCTCAACGGGGCCGGGCGGGGTGTGCTCGCCGAGCTGTGCAGGGTGGAGCCCAAGGTACTGGCGCGCGCTTTGCCTGCCTTCACCATGGACGACCCCAAGATCAGCACCGGCCGGGAGGCCGGGGTGGCACAGGCACGGTGGCGGGCGGCGGGCACGATGGCGGGTCCGGCCGCGTTCGGCTGCCGGCTGTGCACCGCGCGGCGCACCGGGCAGGCACTGCGAGCGGTGCGCTACCTGCCACGCTGGCATCGGGTCTGCCATAAGCACGGGCGCTGGCTGCTGGACGCGGACGCCGATCAGCCGCTGGAACACCTCGATCTGCGCCTGTCCCTCCCCTCGTAGCGTGAAGACCGTGACTGCAGGGGAAGTTGGGAGTCATGGCGGAGAAGCGACGGAAGTTCGATCCGGAGTTCCGTGAAGGTGCGGTACGGATCGTGACGGAGACCGGGAAGCCGATTGCCGAGGTCGCCAAGGATCTGGGCATCAACGAGACCACGCTGGCCAGCTGGGTCTCGCGCGCTCGCCGGGCAGGGACGGCGCCGGCCGGCGGGAGTGACGAGCTGGAGCGGTTGCGGCGGGAGAATGCCCAGCTCAAGCGGGACAACAAGGAACTGGTCATGGAGCGCGATGTCCTCAAACGCTGCATGGTCCCGTGGGTGAAGTAGCCGTGGCGGACCC from the Streptomyces sp. NBC_00310 genome contains:
- a CDS encoding transposase, translated to MAEKRRKFDPEFREGAVRIVTETGKPIAEVAKDLGINETTLASWVSRARRAGTAPAGGSDELERLRRENAQLKRDNKELVMERDVLKRCMVPWVK
- the tpg gene encoding telomere-protecting terminal protein Tpg, with protein sequence MAEIDDAIERADREAFTRQPPKTLKGQIGYLIKQLKTTRAVAEEIGVSQRSVERYRKGERKHPPRAIAERIDAAVRTRWQPQVRKRRQKQAATATGITVETRARFGYTAPVGTTDDGRFRRLTVHLPPAYAQRLFDARNTGASDQQMRGIIAEGFKEIYFQDGGTRATGLSDVTLNDIDYLDLDY
- the tap gene encoding telomere-associated protein Tap translates to MPSEEELFASVDALLNEEPHLPPPAERARLREAAGITQARLAAALKTTTQSVKNWENGRSEPKSPRLDAYQRLLNGWAAKYPAPGTAPTAPVAATVPAASAEPGASRAETADAPAPQASAVPAAAPARPATPRPATASRRPATKRAAQPAADPRFPHGPLAVLDGDGCAYGTGGIVLDCPAATVPELVEWTLRESGLGAAKLNRYGKDSDPLIVLTAAAAVKLGLPERLEGHEQRRSLRLPEDHPVVKQVVKAKWRLTQRGFGPWARIYRKAQGRDRQCVQLAILSWDALDERSWPGVAEMEPADVARVLGVYATRVITPRGSTAVSGLELMTALRPPTRAVRDEASGNWVPGHNPGSLGTEPMDPAPPEATPEHPVVVDSGWSGGFLNEEAYQWVRPVDLLSDEECTLPFAVGLDLNTAFLAAAARLVVGLSGPDHFHAPTFNPKIPGSWLVDLSHVEVDPRLPSPFTPDGTRPTGPAWYQTHTVAYAQELGHNVQPLEGYLRRETGAYLDPWHDRLKEAYIDTLADLGVTKELTDVQFLAAMERHKDTDPAMAAVLAAIKATVKGGIGKLRERPQGKKYKEGERWPALQRPTWRPDIRAAVISKARVNMHRKLRNMATMTGLYPLAVLSDCVVYPSPGESPLDFLPYAASGKPQPGGFRLGPTPGLAKLEGVQSMLWAVDLMEQGHNPARHIKGGDAVHDEGE
- a CDS encoding TniQ family protein; translated protein: MAAGVLRTVPLAGELTASLISRVAARYGLPTAGVLRLWTCRNSPARHDGGGARADAEVVLNGAGRGVLAELCRVEPKVLARALPAFTMDDPKISTGREAGVAQARWRAAGTMAGPAAFGCRLCTARRTGQALRAVRYLPRWHRVCHKHGRWLLDADADQPLEHLDLRLSLPS